A portion of the Meriones unguiculatus strain TT.TT164.6M chromosome 11, Bangor_MerUng_6.1, whole genome shotgun sequence genome contains these proteins:
- the LOC110552175 gene encoding H2B.U histone 2, giving the protein MPEPSRSTPAPKKGSKKAITKAQKKDGKKRKRGRKESYSIYVYKVLKQVHPDTGISSKAMGIMNSFVNDIFERIASEASRLAHYNKRSTITSREVQTAVRLLLPGELAKHAVSEGTKAVTKYTSSK; this is encoded by the coding sequence ATGCCGGAGCCTTCCCGCTCCACTCCAGCCCCCAAAAAGGGCTCCAAGAAGGCCATCACCAAGGCGCAGAAGAAAGACGGCAAGAAACGCAAACGGGGCCGCAAGGAGAGCTACTCCATCTACGTCTACAAGGTGCTGAAGCAGGTGCACCCGGACACGGGCATCTCGTCCAAGGCCATGGGCATCATGAACTCGTTCGTCAACGACATCTTCGAGCGCATCGCCAGCGAGGCCTCCCGCCTGGCGCACTACAACAAGCGCTCGACCATCACGTCCCGCGAGGTGCAGACGGCCGTGCGCCTGCTGCTGCCCGGCGAGCTGGCCAAGCACGCCGTGTCCGAGGGCACCAAGGCCGTCACCAAGTACACCAGCTCCAAGTGA
- the Rnf187 gene encoding LOW QUALITY PROTEIN: E3 ubiquitin-protein ligase RNF187 (The sequence of the model RefSeq protein was modified relative to this genomic sequence to represent the inferred CDS: deleted 1 base in 1 codon), which yields MESTQLPGPGWRNAQLPGPGRQSARQAGPRPVRARARRWRSPGRSRRLRLVGLAVRPIPGPSAPSPPAPSLAPPPAALALPAGPAEAVCALCQRAPREPVRADCGHRFCRSCVVRFWAEEDGPFPCPECADDCWQRAVEPGRPPLSRRLLALEEAAAAPARDGPASEAALQLLCRADGDPLCSACRMAAGPEPPEWEPRWRKAMRGKENKGSVEIMRKDLNDARDLHGQAESAAAVWKGHVMDRRKKALTDYKKLRAFFVEEEEHFLQEAEKDEGAWEDDEQADPAERFRSLLQAVSELEKKHRNLGLSMLLQ from the exons ATGGAGAGCACACAGCTGCCAGGACCTGGATGGAGAAACGCGCAGCTGCCAGGACCTGGACGTCAGAGCGCACGGCAGGCAGGACCCCGCCCCGTGCGCGCGCGTGCCCGGCGTTGGCGCAGTCCGGGTCGGAGTCGTCGGCTGCGGCTCGTCGGCCTCGCTGTCCGGCCGATTCCCGGC CCTTCTGCGCCCTCTCCGCCCGCGCCCTCGTTGGCGCCGCCACCCGCAGCCCTGGCGCTCCCCGCGGGTCCCGCTGAGGCCGTCTGCGCCCTGTGCCAGCGCGCGCCCCGCGAGCCGGTGCGCGCCGACTGCGGCCACCGTTTCTGCCGGTCGTGCGTGGTGCGCTTCTGGGCCGAGGAGGACGGGCCCTTCCCGTGCCCCGAGTGTGCCGATGACTGCTGGCAGCGCGCCGTGGAGCCCGGCCGCCCTCCGCTCAGCCGCCGCCTCCTGGCGCTCGAGGAGGCGGCCGCGGCGCCGGCGCGCGACGGCCCTGCCAGCGAGGCCGCGCTGCAGCTGCTGTGCCGCGCCGACGGGGATCCGCTGTGCTCCGCCTGCCGCATGGCCGCTGGCCCGGAGCCGCCCGAGTGGGAACCGCGCTGGAGGAAGGCGATGCGCGGCAAG GAGAACAAGGGCTCTGTGGAAATCATGAGGAAGGACTTAAATGATGCCCGGGACCTGCATGGTCAGGCCGAATCAGCGGCTGCTGTATGGAAG GGCCATGTCATGGACCGAAGAAAGAAAGCCCTGACTGACTACAAGAAGCTTCGGGCTTTCtttgtggaggaggaggaacacTTTCTGCAAGAGGCTGAGAAGGATGAGGGTGCTTGGGAGGATGACGAGCAAGCTGACCCAGCAGAACGCTTCCGGTCCCTGCTGCAGGCTGTGTCAGAGCTGGAGAAGAAGCACCGTAACCTGGGCCTTAGCATGCTTCTGCAG